From Pseudomonas vanderleydeniana, the proteins below share one genomic window:
- a CDS encoding acyl carrier protein, with the protein MSYLKPGHCEHFIEQQVMVLLAGHFQLERRQVLLDSRLIEDLYLDSMGIIEMVMLLNEAFRIDLPEDGVASWRTIADVCRLVGNTRQCSRVAEAADVL; encoded by the coding sequence ATGAGCTATCTGAAACCAGGCCACTGCGAGCACTTCATCGAACAGCAGGTCATGGTCCTGCTGGCTGGCCACTTCCAGCTGGAGCGACGCCAGGTCCTGCTCGATTCACGGCTGATCGAGGACCTGTACCTGGACTCGATGGGCATCATCGAAATGGTGATGCTGCTCAACGAGGCCTTCCGGATCGACTTGCCCGAGGACGGCGTGGCCAGCTGGCGCACCATTGCGGACGTGTGCCGCCTCGTAGGAAATACCCGTCAGTGCAGTAGAGTTGCGGAAGCTGCTGACGTCCTTTAG
- a CDS encoding IpaD/SipD/SspD family type III secretion system needle tip protein: MDISNIRLTSNWDLVRRPATPEEPVPETVALPRGSKAPLDVALKAVQSQLQRLLEAHGERRDYTQKVLEQRLKLLDELSVGIVEGNDEIVIGQRSIINEVNGALPGEVRTQAEDQAGQTPEFFDKLIELINLIGGSYLEVYKNIVQQYSAFFDAFNREITSKIKDWMEATNEGKEITLNVKQLKAALEKLIDAFSKVEPFDPQNPDKPSGVLFPKPPERSTTDKEAAQQWCRTLGLDPTNPDILKDDGDGNFSVMLDTGPLKQMLRDLPAGDSVTWDSALFQSWQTGFNAQGERLKNKLQEYTQKYSGANSTHDNFIKVLSNHINQFADMLKSMSHT; this comes from the coding sequence ATGGATATCTCGAACATCCGGCTCACCTCGAACTGGGACTTGGTCCGGCGTCCGGCCACGCCAGAGGAGCCGGTTCCTGAAACCGTCGCCTTGCCCCGTGGGTCCAAGGCTCCATTGGATGTCGCGCTGAAGGCCGTCCAGAGTCAGCTGCAGCGGCTGCTGGAGGCCCACGGGGAGCGGCGCGACTACACGCAGAAGGTGCTGGAGCAGCGCCTGAAATTACTCGATGAACTCTCCGTCGGCATCGTCGAGGGCAACGACGAGATCGTGATCGGGCAACGGTCGATCATCAATGAAGTCAACGGCGCTCTTCCAGGCGAGGTCCGCACGCAGGCCGAAGACCAGGCGGGGCAGACACCGGAGTTTTTCGACAAGCTGATCGAGCTGATCAACCTGATCGGCGGCAGCTATCTGGAGGTCTACAAGAATATCGTCCAGCAGTACTCGGCCTTTTTCGATGCGTTCAACCGCGAGATCACCTCGAAGATCAAGGACTGGATGGAAGCGACCAACGAAGGCAAGGAAATCACGCTGAATGTGAAGCAATTGAAAGCTGCCCTGGAAAAGCTGATCGATGCGTTCAGCAAGGTCGAACCCTTTGACCCGCAGAATCCTGACAAGCCAAGCGGCGTGTTGTTTCCCAAACCTCCGGAAAGGTCCACCACGGACAAGGAGGCGGCGCAGCAGTGGTGCAGGACGCTGGGCCTGGACCCTACCAATCCGGACATCCTGAAAGACGATGGCGACGGGAATTTTTCCGTCATGCTCGACACCGGCCCGCTGAAACAGATGCTGCGGGACCTGCCAGCCGGTGATTCGGTGACGTGGGACAGCGCGCTCTTCCAGTCCTGGCAGACCGGCTTCAATGCCCAGGGTGAACGGCTGAAGAACAAGCTCCAGGAGTACACGCAGAAATACTCCGGCGCCAACTCGACCCACGACAACTTCATCAAGGTCCTCTCCAACCATATCAACCAGTTCGCGGACATGCTCAAGAGCATGAGCCACACCTGA
- a CDS encoding protein IpaC, which translates to MYGISHLSLMQPVPSGGVSPESATGLPPSPAKSLLDSTPLQHQLDRQVCAAHSNSVEVLKGPLAVLGFTDVESTTLLGPLDDRQLRKLRELGSFDLAGLARLIGQLGDEEFTRLTDISGLPDHELDAVVNAVVRPAGDETPGLSGFDPSVWEKRIGVLLTAIIAFNIARLANAQLRGHFSVMSANAAVEQGKAIREGGNASLYSSLGMAMAAGALSGGGLFLSIKSFQAKQADITTNRSDALEAGRLQADLRKDLYDPDHLNVLKPEEQEVYRHSLNTLISDAGLRRETSEWMSQLASRQPDQLAAIGNSMSSMSSVVSNVVNASIRLEEVVQNERGVLQQSNQNVQKNLAEEQGQVDTRDAALLQKLMEILDQINHSQSSMIDALVRA; encoded by the coding sequence ATGTACGGTATTTCCCATCTATCGTTGATGCAACCCGTGCCCAGTGGGGGCGTTTCCCCCGAGTCGGCCACAGGGCTGCCGCCATCTCCCGCGAAGTCTCTGCTCGACAGCACCCCGTTGCAGCACCAGCTCGACAGGCAGGTCTGTGCCGCGCATTCGAACAGCGTCGAGGTGTTGAAAGGGCCACTGGCTGTCCTGGGTTTCACCGACGTCGAATCGACGACGCTGCTGGGTCCGCTGGATGACCGGCAACTCAGGAAGTTGCGCGAACTGGGCTCGTTCGACCTTGCCGGTCTTGCCAGGCTGATCGGCCAGCTTGGCGACGAGGAGTTCACACGGCTGACCGATATCAGCGGGTTGCCCGACCACGAGCTGGACGCGGTGGTAAACGCGGTCGTCCGGCCTGCCGGCGACGAAACCCCTGGGTTGTCGGGTTTCGACCCCAGCGTCTGGGAGAAGCGTATCGGTGTGCTGCTGACAGCGATCATCGCCTTCAATATCGCCCGGCTGGCCAATGCCCAGTTGCGTGGACACTTCAGTGTGATGTCCGCCAATGCTGCGGTGGAGCAGGGCAAGGCGATTCGTGAGGGTGGCAATGCCAGTCTGTATTCCAGCCTCGGGATGGCGATGGCCGCCGGTGCCTTGTCGGGGGGCGGCCTGTTCCTGTCGATCAAGAGCTTCCAGGCCAAACAGGCTGATATCACCACCAACAGGAGCGATGCCCTGGAGGCCGGGCGCCTGCAGGCCGACTTGCGCAAGGATCTCTACGATCCCGACCATTTGAACGTCCTCAAGCCTGAAGAACAGGAGGTTTATCGCCATTCGCTGAATACGCTGATCAGTGATGCCGGGCTGCGTCGGGAGACCTCCGAGTGGATGAGCCAGTTGGCCTCACGCCAGCCGGATCAGTTGGCCGCGATCGGCAACAGCATGAGCTCGATGTCCTCGGTCGTCAGCAATGTGGTGAATGCGTCCATCCGGCTTGAGGAGGTCGTCCAGAACGAGCGGGGCGTACTCCAGCAGAGTAACCAGAATGTGCAGAAAAACCTCGCGGAAGAGCAGGGGCAGGTCGATACCAGGGATGCGGCGTTGTTGCAGAAGCTGATGGAGATCCTCGATCAGATCAATCACTCGCAAAGCAGCATGATCGATGCTCTGGTGCGTGCCTGA
- the sctE gene encoding type III secretion system translocon subunit SctE, which produces MTEIHGIPGSGPRLVPDAGPYAEAARKAARTDEFQRLNHELLAGLESVDYQAAGGSRSEIRPRLQPPPPRAGEDHLSAEGEFVRLIASLVELLGNSNLESLKNRLSMLRSMAHASQQALQRLSADYAEALAELVAAQGEVDTSQERLEALKARLDQAHGELEKAESHLASLSPSSPEYAAAKARRDQAKAAVDSLQQGFRQAADTHVQLLGSAKLAALRAEGLARQIQDKAAGRPVGDALEQQHLNAAGALALAMARLIELLGDAADRQLQADQELFLTMQAARQEFMRIKSEEYQEEVRKAEAAQKAMGCIGKILGWLVMAISAVVAVVSTVATLGAAAPAAGALVAAAIGIVGVLASLSDMIVKEATGNSFMEKAIKPVMEVFQKLVKLMADMYSEVLMAMGVPEDKAKIIGAIMGAIAAVVMVIAAAVVGIQAAGPVLGSVMNKVVEKLGDAFSRLVPELLKQGLNSVGKSLASLAEQLRGLLASSTDEVAISQLKNRLELLLAVVQTAGTATQSGLQIKNGIHQKQGAEHLADIRVSMAIVDALGGYLEEALETFARSIQNNDEQMKRFMARVQQDHGAALQVARNISLERR; this is translated from the coding sequence ATGACAGAAATCCATGGGATCCCCGGTTCGGGGCCCCGGCTTGTTCCTGATGCGGGCCCCTATGCCGAGGCGGCCCGCAAGGCAGCCCGGACCGACGAGTTCCAGCGGCTCAACCATGAACTGCTGGCTGGGCTGGAATCGGTGGACTACCAGGCTGCGGGTGGCAGCAGGAGCGAAATCCGGCCGCGACTGCAACCACCGCCACCCCGCGCAGGCGAAGATCATCTGAGCGCCGAGGGCGAGTTCGTCCGGTTGATCGCTTCACTGGTCGAGCTGTTGGGCAACAGCAACCTGGAGAGCCTGAAGAACCGGCTGTCGATGCTGCGTTCCATGGCACATGCATCCCAGCAGGCGTTGCAGCGGCTGTCCGCCGATTATGCCGAGGCACTGGCCGAGCTGGTGGCGGCCCAGGGGGAGGTCGACACCAGCCAGGAGCGTCTGGAGGCGTTGAAGGCCCGGCTCGACCAGGCCCATGGTGAGCTTGAGAAGGCCGAGTCGCATCTGGCATCCCTGAGCCCCTCCTCACCGGAGTATGCCGCGGCCAAGGCCAGGCGTGACCAGGCCAAGGCCGCTGTCGATAGCCTTCAACAAGGTTTCCGGCAGGCTGCGGATACCCATGTGCAACTGCTGGGCAGTGCCAAGCTGGCTGCCCTCAGGGCCGAGGGGTTGGCCCGGCAGATCCAGGACAAGGCGGCTGGTCGTCCTGTCGGCGATGCGCTGGAACAACAGCACCTGAACGCCGCAGGGGCTCTCGCGTTGGCGATGGCGAGGCTGATCGAGCTGCTGGGTGATGCGGCCGATCGGCAGTTGCAGGCCGATCAGGAACTGTTCCTCACCATGCAGGCGGCCCGTCAGGAGTTCATGCGGATCAAGTCCGAGGAATATCAGGAAGAGGTGCGCAAGGCCGAGGCGGCCCAGAAGGCCATGGGTTGTATCGGCAAGATCCTCGGCTGGCTGGTCATGGCAATCAGCGCGGTGGTGGCGGTGGTCAGTACCGTCGCCACCCTCGGGGCGGCAGCTCCCGCCGCCGGAGCCCTGGTCGCCGCAGCGATTGGCATCGTCGGCGTGCTGGCCTCGCTGTCGGACATGATCGTCAAGGAAGCGACTGGCAACTCGTTCATGGAAAAGGCCATCAAGCCGGTGATGGAGGTCTTTCAGAAACTGGTCAAGCTGATGGCGGACATGTACAGCGAGGTCCTCATGGCAATGGGGGTTCCCGAGGACAAGGCGAAAATCATTGGCGCGATCATGGGGGCCATTGCCGCCGTGGTCATGGTCATCGCCGCCGCAGTGGTGGGGATCCAGGCGGCGGGACCGGTGCTTGGCTCGGTGATGAACAAGGTCGTCGAGAAACTGGGCGATGCGTTCTCCAGGCTGGTACCCGAGTTGCTCAAGCAGGGCTTGAACAGCGTGGGCAAGAGTCTGGCCAGCCTGGCGGAGCAACTGCGTGGGCTATTGGCATCATCCACCGACGAGGTGGCGATCAGTCAATTGAAAAACCGCCTCGAACTGCTGCTCGCGGTGGTCCAGACGGCCGGTACCGCCACCCAGTCGGGATTGCAGATCAAGAACGGCATTCACCAGAAACAGGGCGCCGAGCATCTGGCCGATATCCGCGTCAGCATGGCCATCGTCGATGCGCTGGGAGGTTACCTGGAGGAGGCGCTGGAGACCTTCGCCAGGTCGATCCAGAACAATGACGAGCAGATGAAGCGCTTCATGGCCAGGGTGCAGCAGGATCATGGTGCGGCGCTGCAGGTCGCTCGCAATATCAGTCTTGAACGGAGGTAG
- the sicA gene encoding type III secretion system translocator chaperone SicA: MSRKDRQEDEQMAFEAVQAVLEGMPLKDVRGISDEQMDSLYAYAYEFYEQGRLDDAEKFFHFLCIYDFYNSQYWMGLAAVHQLRNNHQKAIELYAVAFAQGRDDYRPMFYTGQCQLALGQGGKAKLCFEYVVERVTHDDLRRQAQVYLDALGHIDSRATEDQQ, from the coding sequence ATGAGTCGCAAAGACAGGCAAGAGGACGAACAGATGGCTTTCGAGGCGGTGCAGGCCGTCCTGGAAGGCATGCCGCTCAAGGATGTGCGCGGGATCAGCGATGAGCAGATGGACAGTCTTTATGCCTATGCCTACGAGTTCTACGAACAGGGGCGACTGGACGATGCGGAGAAGTTCTTCCACTTCCTGTGCATCTACGACTTCTACAACAGCCAGTACTGGATGGGGCTGGCGGCGGTACACCAGTTGCGCAACAACCACCAGAAGGCGATCGAGCTGTATGCGGTGGCCTTTGCCCAGGGTCGGGACGACTACCGCCCGATGTTCTACACCGGCCAGTGCCAGCTTGCCCTCGGGCAGGGCGGCAAGGCCAAGCTGTGTTTCGAGTATGTGGTGGAACGGGTCACCCACGACGACTTGCGTCGGCAGGCCCAGGTCTACCTCGATGCCTTGGGTCATATCGATAGTCGAGCAACGGAGGATCAGCAATGA
- a CDS encoding EscU/YscU/HrcU family type III secretion system export apparatus switch protein — protein MSESASKTEKPTIKRLRDSARKGQTFKAKDLVVSCMMLCAILFLVFGVSLLEVMEVYRRIIASGLADDTRGYTAQLLELGLLCILPLSLVCVLSSALPALLQSGFVLAFEALKPNLGALNPINGFKKLFSLRTLKDTVKALLYLGSFGVALWAVWQAERQLLFAQLFAQPADLFPAWGRMLLSLLLRFMACALLIVLLDALCEYWLHIKDLKMDLHSVKREHKEQEGDPQIKQKRRDLHLELLSEQVRSDIRGSRLIVANPTHIAIGIYFRPDISFIPLVSVIETNQRALAVRAYAREVGVPVVSDIRLARRIYRTHQRYSFIKLQEIEEVLRLLIWLEQVEQA, from the coding sequence ATGTCCGAGAGCGCCTCGAAGACCGAAAAACCCACGATCAAGCGCCTGCGGGACTCGGCGCGCAAGGGCCAGACCTTCAAGGCCAAGGACCTGGTCGTCAGCTGCATGATGCTGTGCGCGATCCTGTTCCTGGTGTTCGGTGTCTCGCTGCTGGAGGTCATGGAGGTCTACCGGCGGATCATCGCCTCCGGCCTGGCCGACGATACCCGGGGCTACACCGCGCAACTGCTTGAGCTGGGGTTGCTGTGCATCCTGCCGCTGTCCCTGGTGTGCGTGTTGAGCAGTGCACTGCCGGCACTGCTGCAGAGTGGCTTCGTCCTGGCTTTCGAGGCGTTGAAGCCGAACCTCGGGGCGCTCAACCCGATCAACGGATTCAAGAAGCTGTTCAGCCTGCGCACGCTCAAGGACACCGTCAAGGCCTTGCTCTACCTGGGCAGCTTCGGCGTGGCCCTGTGGGCGGTCTGGCAGGCGGAGCGGCAGTTGCTGTTCGCCCAGCTGTTCGCCCAGCCGGCCGATCTGTTCCCGGCCTGGGGGCGGATGCTGCTGAGCCTGCTGCTGAGGTTCATGGCCTGTGCGCTGCTGATCGTGCTGCTCGATGCCTTGTGCGAATACTGGCTGCACATCAAGGACCTGAAGATGGACCTGCACTCGGTCAAGCGCGAACACAAGGAGCAGGAAGGCGACCCGCAGATCAAGCAAAAGCGCCGCGACCTGCACCTTGAACTGCTTTCCGAACAGGTCCGCTCGGACATCCGCGGTTCGCGGCTCATCGTCGCCAACCCGACCCACATCGCCATCGGTATCTACTTCCGGCCGGATATCAGCTTCATCCCCCTGGTCAGCGTGATCGAGACCAACCAGCGGGCCCTGGCGGTACGCGCCTACGCCCGGGAGGTCGGGGTCCCGGTGGTCAGCGATATCCGCCTGGCCCGGCGGATCTACCGTACCCACCAGCGCTACAGCTTCATCAAGCTGCAGGAAATCGAGGAAGTCCTGCGCCTGCTGATCTGGCTCGAACAGGTCGAGCAGGCTTGA
- the sctT gene encoding type III secretion system export apparatus subunit SctT — MSVALFFDLQAWLAAALLASARLAPIFFMLPFLNGAVLTGASRQAVLVLVALGFWPNAGIALPALDSLAFVGLLIGEAGIGILLGCLLCWPFWVLHGMGNLIDNQRGAMLSSTVDPANGVDTSELSNFLQLFAVVIYLEGGGLQLMVETVARSYQLCAPVADCPLSLSHLVTLLDGLLGKILVISAPVVAALLISEVLLGLLSRYAPQMNAFSVSLTIKSLVALAVLLLYFGSHLPDEVLRMGRSLDGLETHLAVPRPQ, encoded by the coding sequence GTGTCGGTGGCGCTGTTCTTCGACCTGCAGGCCTGGCTGGCGGCCGCGCTGCTGGCCTCGGCCAGACTGGCCCCGATCTTTTTCATGCTGCCGTTTCTCAACGGCGCAGTGCTGACCGGAGCTTCGCGACAGGCGGTGCTGGTGCTGGTCGCGCTGGGGTTCTGGCCGAATGCGGGTATCGCCTTGCCCGCGCTGGACAGCCTGGCGTTCGTGGGCCTGCTGATCGGTGAGGCCGGCATCGGCATTCTGCTCGGCTGCCTGTTGTGCTGGCCGTTCTGGGTGCTGCATGGCATGGGCAACCTGATCGACAACCAGCGCGGGGCGATGCTCAGCAGTACGGTTGACCCGGCCAACGGGGTGGACACCTCGGAACTGTCGAACTTCCTCCAGCTGTTTGCCGTGGTGATCTACCTCGAAGGCGGTGGCCTGCAACTGATGGTCGAGACCGTGGCCCGCAGCTACCAGCTGTGCGCGCCGGTGGCGGACTGCCCGCTGAGCCTGTCGCACTTGGTGACGCTGCTCGATGGCCTGCTCGGCAAGATCCTGGTCATCAGTGCCCCGGTGGTCGCGGCCCTGCTGATCAGCGAGGTGCTGCTGGGGCTGCTGTCGCGCTATGCACCGCAGATGAATGCCTTTTCCGTCTCGTTGACGATCAAGAGCCTGGTGGCGCTGGCGGTGTTGCTGTTGTACTTCGGCAGCCATCTGCCGGATGAGGTGTTGCGCATGGGGCGGTCCTTGGACGGGCTGGAGACGCACCTGGCCGTCCCGAGGCCGCAGTGA
- a CDS encoding EscS/YscS/HrcS family type III secretion system export apparatus protein: MSDLVYAGNKTLYLILLLVAWPIIVATVVGLVVGLIQTVTQLQEQTLPFALKLLAVSACLFLLAGWYGETLLAFSWEIMRLALG; this comes from the coding sequence ATGAGCGACCTGGTCTATGCCGGCAACAAGACCCTGTACCTGATCCTGCTGCTGGTTGCCTGGCCGATCATCGTCGCTACCGTGGTCGGCCTGGTGGTCGGCCTGATCCAGACCGTCACCCAACTGCAGGAGCAGACCCTGCCGTTCGCCCTCAAGCTGCTGGCGGTCTCGGCCTGCCTGTTCCTGCTGGCGGGCTGGTATGGCGAGACGCTGCTGGCGTTCAGTTGGGAAATCATGCGCCTGGCGCTGGGTTGA
- a CDS encoding EscR/YscR/HrcR family type III secretion system export apparatus protein, translating into MNNDVSLIALLAFASLLPFLVAAGTCYLKFSIVFVIVRNALGLQQVPSNISLNAIALLLALFVMSPVVQQGYDYYRDQQVRFDSVEALVEFSENGLGSYKDYLRRYTDPQLAFFFERAQQAGETDTVSLRDEDLEPSLFALLPAYALSEIKSAFKIGFYLYLPFVIVDLVISSILLALGMMMMSPMIISVPIKLVLFVALDGWALLSTGLVGQYLALRV; encoded by the coding sequence ATGAATAATGACGTGTCGCTGATCGCGCTGCTGGCATTCGCCTCGCTGTTGCCATTCCTGGTGGCGGCGGGGACCTGCTATCTGAAGTTCTCCATCGTCTTCGTGATCGTGCGCAATGCCCTGGGCTTGCAGCAGGTACCGTCGAACATCAGTCTCAATGCGATCGCGCTGCTGTTGGCGCTGTTCGTCATGAGCCCGGTGGTGCAGCAGGGGTATGACTATTATCGCGACCAGCAGGTGCGTTTCGACAGTGTCGAGGCGCTGGTCGAGTTCAGCGAAAACGGCCTGGGCAGCTACAAGGACTATCTGCGCCGCTACACCGATCCGCAGCTGGCATTTTTCTTCGAGCGGGCCCAGCAGGCGGGAGAGACGGATACCGTGTCGCTGCGCGATGAGGACCTCGAGCCTTCGCTGTTCGCCCTGCTGCCAGCCTATGCGCTGAGTGAAATCAAGAGCGCGTTCAAGATCGGCTTCTATCTCTACCTGCCTTTCGTCATCGTCGATCTGGTGATCTCCAGCATCCTGCTGGCGCTGGGCATGATGATGATGAGCCCGATGATCATCTCGGTACCGATCAAGCTGGTGCTGTTCGTTGCACTCGACGGTTGGGCCCTGTTGTCCACCGGGCTGGTCGGGCAGTACCTGGCGTTGCGGGTGTGA
- a CDS encoding FliM/FliN family flagellar motor switch protein, giving the protein MTSVLPRLRQVDPLQQAYRQTVQRWRQAGHQADLHRPAFGTDYLAFCVEGPGGGWQGLVEAREWLAGLLPALPVLLKVPCSLERIVELFQALACPLESGLDELAYERLSTVEVSTAQGLERSLPRVATAWGFLWLSRLPEPSRQPRPMAYSPWLRDLPHCLRATLGYSQLAPAVLPTLASGDLLRISRLTWHWQLAGQPVGEFTLIERGLQMTLSPQTPPTELSDALGGIPVRLEFVLHEQCISLAELAALIEGQVLALAPSVLGHIEVRANGRMLARGELVQLGESLGVELQQIRREHADE; this is encoded by the coding sequence ATGACGAGCGTGTTGCCGAGGTTGCGCCAGGTCGATCCGTTGCAACAAGCGTATCGGCAGACAGTGCAGCGTTGGCGGCAGGCGGGCCATCAGGCCGATCTGCACAGGCCGGCGTTTGGTACCGACTACCTGGCGTTCTGCGTTGAGGGCCCTGGTGGTGGCTGGCAGGGGCTGGTCGAGGCCCGCGAATGGCTCGCCGGCCTGCTGCCAGCACTGCCGGTGTTGTTGAAGGTTCCGTGCAGCCTCGAGCGGATCGTCGAGCTGTTCCAGGCCTTGGCGTGTCCGTTGGAGAGCGGCCTGGACGAACTGGCATACGAGCGGCTCTCGACGGTCGAGGTGAGCACCGCGCAAGGGCTGGAACGCTCCCTACCCCGTGTGGCGACCGCCTGGGGTTTCCTGTGGCTGTCGCGTTTGCCCGAGCCGTCGCGCCAGCCGCGACCGATGGCGTACAGCCCGTGGTTGCGAGACCTGCCACATTGCCTGCGGGCAACACTCGGCTACAGCCAACTGGCACCTGCCGTGCTGCCGACGCTCGCCAGCGGCGATCTCCTGCGAATCAGCCGGTTGACCTGGCACTGGCAGCTCGCGGGCCAGCCGGTTGGCGAATTCACTCTTATCGAACGAGGCCTGCAGATGACCCTGTCCCCCCAGACACCACCCACCGAGCTCTCTGACGCACTGGGTGGCATACCCGTGCGCCTGGAGTTCGTGCTCCACGAGCAGTGCATCAGCCTGGCCGAACTGGCGGCGCTGATCGAGGGTCAGGTGCTGGCGCTCGCGCCTTCGGTGCTGGGCCATATCGAGGTTCGTGCCAATGGCCGGATGCTTGCCCGCGGTGAACTGGTGCAGTTGGGCGAGAGCCTGGGCGTGGAGTTGCAGCAGATTCGCCGGGAGCACGCCGATGAATAA
- a CDS encoding protein SpaM produces the protein MNSLADIERLLRFGNWRLRRVETTLLCLRQRRVQLLHELSALDEQEASLRALLDSHRAEDRVFDHGQLLGMLRRQAVIRRQIQQMALERQPLTEQRAELDQQVRQRQQELERLQRKQSKYTAVRQRLGRELRLQRLRRDEGEVDERMGVTR, from the coding sequence ATGAACTCCTTGGCTGATATCGAGCGCCTGCTGCGTTTCGGCAACTGGCGTCTGCGCAGAGTGGAGACGACGTTGCTGTGCCTGCGTCAGCGTCGGGTGCAGTTGCTGCATGAGTTGTCGGCGCTGGATGAGCAGGAGGCGTCGTTGCGGGCCCTGCTCGACAGCCACCGTGCCGAGGACCGGGTGTTCGATCACGGGCAGTTGCTGGGGATGCTGCGACGCCAGGCGGTGATTCGCCGGCAGATCCAGCAGATGGCGCTGGAGCGCCAGCCCCTGACGGAGCAGCGTGCAGAGCTGGACCAGCAGGTACGGCAACGACAGCAGGAGTTGGAGCGACTGCAGCGCAAGCAGTCGAAGTACACCGCCGTGCGCCAACGTCTGGGTCGCGAGCTGCGATTGCAGCGTTTGCGCCGTGATGAAGGCGAAGTCGATGAACGCATGGGAGTGACACGATGA
- the sctN gene encoding type III secretion system ATPase SctN, translating to MSALRLERRGAHPRRLNGPLVEAALRGVSIGEVCEVRRHWASTELLARAQVIGFKPEVVVLSLLGEARGLSRESMIVPTGSTLRLYCSAAMLGSVLDARGTIVERLAPAAGFAGVDYPVDADPPGYRQRRPVSEPLITGIRAIDGLLTCGVGQRMGIFAAAGSGKTSLINMLISHAEADVFVIGLIGERGREVTEFIEHLRHSHKRARCVVVYATSDLSSVDRCNAALQATAVAEYFRDQGHCVVLLLDSLTRYARARRDLALAAGELPARRGYPASVFDALPRLLERPGHTVQGSITAYYTVLLESDDEPDPIAEEIRSILDGHIYLSRSLAAKGHFPAIDVLRSASRVARQVTDERTRQLAIATREVLARLEALQVFLDLGEYSPGVDAANDQAMACRDELHAWLRQAVDEPSQPDETLRSLHELLG from the coding sequence ATGAGCGCACTTCGACTCGAGCGCCGTGGGGCGCATCCACGGCGCTTGAACGGGCCGCTGGTCGAGGCGGCGCTGCGCGGGGTTTCCATCGGCGAGGTCTGCGAGGTCCGCCGGCACTGGGCCTCGACCGAACTGCTGGCCCGGGCCCAGGTGATCGGCTTCAAGCCCGAGGTGGTGGTGCTCAGCCTGCTCGGTGAGGCGCGCGGATTGTCCCGTGAGTCGATGATCGTGCCGACCGGATCGACGCTGCGCCTGTATTGCAGCGCCGCCATGCTTGGCAGCGTACTCGACGCCCGCGGTACCATCGTCGAGCGCCTGGCCCCGGCGGCCGGATTCGCCGGCGTGGATTACCCGGTGGATGCCGACCCGCCGGGCTACCGGCAACGACGCCCGGTGAGCGAACCGCTGATCACCGGTATCCGTGCGATCGATGGCCTGCTGACCTGTGGGGTCGGCCAGCGCATGGGTATCTTCGCCGCGGCGGGTTCCGGCAAGACCTCTCTGATCAACATGCTGATCAGCCATGCCGAGGCCGATGTATTCGTCATCGGCCTGATTGGCGAACGTGGGCGCGAGGTCACCGAGTTCATCGAGCACCTGCGCCACAGTCACAAGCGGGCACGCTGCGTGGTGGTCTACGCCACCTCCGACCTGTCCTCGGTGGACCGCTGCAACGCGGCCCTGCAGGCGACCGCGGTCGCCGAGTACTTTCGCGACCAGGGGCATTGCGTGGTGCTGCTGCTCGACTCGCTGACCCGTTACGCCCGCGCCCGGCGTGACCTGGCCCTGGCCGCCGGCGAGCTGCCGGCGCGACGCGGTTATCCGGCCTCGGTGTTCGATGCCTTGCCACGCCTGCTCGAGCGGCCCGGGCATACGGTGCAAGGCAGCATCACCGCGTACTACACAGTGCTGCTGGAAAGCGACGACGAGCCGGACCCCATCGCCGAGGAGATCCGTTCGATTCTCGACGGGCATATCTACCTGAGCCGCAGCCTGGCCGCCAAGGGCCATTTCCCGGCGATCGACGTGTTGCGCAGTGCCAGCCGGGTGGCACGGCAGGTGACCGATGAGCGGACCCGACAGCTGGCAATCGCCACTCGCGAGGTGCTGGCGCGGCTGGAAGCGTTGCAGGTGTTTCTCGACCTCGGTGAGTACAGCCCCGGAGTCGACGCGGCCAATGACCAGGCCATGGCCTGCCGGGATGAGCTGCACGCCTGGTTGCGCCAGGCCGTCGATGAGCCGAGCCAGCCGGACGAAACCCTTCGGAGCCTGCATGAACTCCTTGGCTGA